In Spirosoma aureum, a single genomic region encodes these proteins:
- a CDS encoding cellulose synthase family protein, with product MEISVLILYGLALGLLFLYNCGQLSLIIIYLRSERKRREAILSVGTLEPDKFPRVTVQLPVYNELYVIERLIDAVVQMNYPKDRLDIQVLDDSTDETVQIIANKVKAYQRQGFAIEHVQRPERKGFKAGALAYGLEFAKGEFIAIFDADFVPDADFLLKTIPHFRDPKVAIVQTRWEHLNEDFSLMTQLQAFGLNAHFTIEQSGRYAAGFLANFNGTGGVWRKSAIADAGGWQSDTLTEDLDLSYRAQLRGWKFVYREDVGSPAELPVAMNALKSQQYRWMKGAAECARKLFVKVLKAPNVSLVSKLHAFFHLFSSATFILVLLLGVLSVPLIYIRHRHPEWENAFFVINLFQVNLLILISFYGIPFWLLKQGNKSKLAWYFTMYSSLMMGLSLHNTIAVIEGYIGRKTPFIRTPKFNVRTATDRWDANKYVSRQLSWLTLAEGALAIYFFGGLMLAIYTHDFRMFFLHCMLMVGFGMVAVYSLIQSGRRPASPAVRLARPVPVSV from the coding sequence ATGGAAATTTCAGTCCTGATTCTGTATGGGCTGGCTTTGGGGCTATTGTTTCTCTACAACTGTGGCCAGTTAAGCCTGATTATCATCTACCTGCGTTCTGAGCGAAAACGCAGGGAAGCTATCCTGTCGGTTGGTACACTAGAGCCAGACAAATTCCCCCGCGTAACCGTACAGTTGCCAGTCTATAACGAACTCTACGTCATTGAGCGATTGATCGACGCCGTCGTGCAGATGAATTATCCTAAAGACAGGCTCGATATTCAGGTACTCGATGATTCTACCGACGAAACCGTACAGATCATTGCCAATAAAGTAAAAGCGTATCAACGGCAGGGCTTTGCCATTGAGCATGTTCAGCGGCCGGAACGCAAAGGGTTCAAGGCCGGTGCGCTAGCTTATGGTCTGGAGTTTGCAAAAGGGGAGTTTATCGCGATTTTTGATGCCGATTTTGTGCCTGACGCTGATTTTCTGCTCAAAACAATACCCCATTTCAGAGACCCGAAAGTAGCTATTGTACAAACGCGCTGGGAGCATCTTAACGAAGATTTCTCGCTGATGACTCAATTGCAGGCATTTGGTCTAAATGCTCATTTTACCATTGAGCAAAGCGGACGGTATGCTGCCGGTTTTCTGGCTAATTTCAATGGTACCGGGGGCGTCTGGCGTAAGTCCGCCATTGCCGATGCTGGTGGCTGGCAGAGCGATACCCTCACTGAAGACCTCGATTTAAGCTACCGGGCTCAACTGCGCGGCTGGAAATTCGTTTATCGTGAGGATGTTGGTTCGCCTGCTGAATTGCCCGTAGCGATGAATGCGCTAAAGTCACAGCAATACCGCTGGATGAAGGGTGCCGCCGAATGCGCCCGCAAACTATTCGTAAAGGTTCTGAAAGCACCGAATGTCTCGCTGGTCAGCAAGCTCCATGCATTTTTTCATTTATTCAGTAGTGCTACGTTTATTCTGGTATTACTGCTTGGTGTGTTGAGTGTGCCACTTATTTATATTCGTCATCGACATCCGGAATGGGAAAACGCGTTTTTTGTGATCAACCTGTTTCAGGTTAATCTTCTGATTCTGATCTCATTTTATGGTATTCCGTTCTGGTTACTGAAACAGGGAAACAAGTCAAAATTAGCCTGGTATTTTACCATGTACTCGTCACTGATGATGGGTCTGTCGCTGCACAACACAATTGCCGTCATTGAAGGGTACATCGGGCGAAAAACACCGTTCATCCGAACCCCTAAATTCAATGTACGAACGGCCACTGATCGTTGGGATGCCAATAAGTATGTTAGTCGTCAATTGAGTTGGTTGACACTGGCAGAAGGGGCTTTAGCCATTTATTTTTTCGGAGGGCTGATGCTTGCTATTTACACGCATGATTTCCGGATGTTCTTTCTGCATTGTATGCTGATGGTTGGGTTTGGAATGGTCGCTGTATATTCGCTCATCCAATCGGGACGTCGTCCGGCCAGCCCCGCTGTGCGGTTGGCTCGCCCCGTGCCGGTGAGCGTATGA
- a CDS encoding glycosyltransferase family 2 protein — MYSILVIIPAFNEENSVGNVIREIPVGLVDEVVVVNNNSNDQTAVEAARAGATVLNEPIQGYGRACLAGITYAHNRQQKPDVVVFIDADYSDFPNEMTQVVAPILNDEADMVIGSRALGNRQRGSMTPQQLVGNWLATTLLRWLYGVHYTDLGPFRAIRFDKLLALNMRDTTYGWTVEMQLKAAKQGLRITEVPVNYRKRIGFSKISGTVKGTVLAGYKIITTIFKYW, encoded by the coding sequence TTGTACTCAATACTCGTTATCATTCCTGCCTTCAATGAAGAAAACTCGGTTGGCAACGTCATCCGTGAAATTCCGGTAGGTCTGGTGGATGAAGTTGTCGTGGTCAACAACAATTCGAATGACCAAACGGCGGTTGAAGCGGCCCGCGCTGGAGCCACCGTATTGAACGAGCCAATTCAGGGATACGGACGGGCTTGTTTGGCCGGAATCACCTACGCTCACAATCGGCAACAAAAGCCAGATGTTGTTGTTTTCATTGATGCTGACTATTCGGATTTTCCCAACGAAATGACACAGGTGGTAGCGCCCATTCTAAACGATGAAGCAGATATGGTGATTGGTTCGCGGGCACTGGGTAACCGACAGCGGGGCTCGATGACACCGCAGCAATTGGTTGGTAACTGGCTGGCTACAACGTTGCTTCGCTGGCTGTATGGGGTTCATTATACGGATCTTGGTCCGTTTCGGGCGATTCGATTTGATAAACTACTGGCTTTGAACATGCGGGATACAACGTACGGATGGACTGTTGAGATGCAACTGAAGGCAGCAAAGCAAGGACTACGGATCACAGAGGTTCCGGTCAACTATCGAAAGCGAATTGGGTTCTCAAAAATTTCAGGAACCGTGAAGGGCACGGTGCTGGCAGGTTACAAGATTATTACGACGATTTTCAAGTACTGGTAA
- a CDS encoding Rossmann-like and DUF2520 domain-containing protein, which produces MEISFIGAGNLAWHLAPALENAGHHINEVYSRQLQHSRQLVSNLYDARTHSDLNFADSPSKLFVLAVPDDALDSVCSRLVLPENATLVHTSGNKSLSALQNWMAIYSDVPVQTGVFYGLQTFTRGQSFMDFGEIPLCIEASDKVTEDALVKLGQELSDIVYLLTSSERQTLHLAAVFACNFTNHLLSIAHDLSTADGLEFELLQPIIRETIRKGLAANNPADVQTGPARRGDMTTIESHLSQLSSQPQLAEIYQIMTENIRHRYGR; this is translated from the coding sequence ATGGAAATATCCTTTATTGGTGCGGGTAACCTCGCCTGGCACCTTGCTCCAGCCCTCGAAAACGCGGGACATCACATCAATGAAGTTTACAGTCGGCAGCTTCAGCATAGTCGTCAGTTGGTTAGTAATCTCTACGATGCCCGGACTCATTCAGATCTGAATTTTGCTGACAGCCCCTCAAAATTATTTGTCCTGGCCGTTCCCGACGACGCCCTCGACTCGGTCTGTTCTCGACTCGTATTGCCCGAAAACGCTACGCTTGTTCACACATCAGGCAATAAATCGCTCAGTGCGCTTCAAAACTGGATGGCTATTTATAGCGATGTTCCGGTACAAACGGGTGTGTTTTACGGATTACAGACGTTTACTAGAGGTCAGTCTTTTATGGACTTCGGCGAGATACCTCTCTGCATCGAAGCATCCGACAAAGTAACGGAAGACGCTCTCGTCAAGTTAGGGCAGGAATTAAGTGATATTGTTTACCTGCTTACGTCGTCAGAACGCCAAACGCTCCACCTGGCAGCCGTCTTCGCCTGTAATTTCACCAATCATCTATTAAGCATTGCTCATGATCTGAGCACTGCCGATGGCCTGGAATTCGAATTGCTGCAACCCATTATCCGGGAAACGATCCGCAAGGGACTGGCGGCCAATAATCCCGCCGATGTTCAGACAGGGCCGGCCCGCCGGGGCGATATGACAACGATCGAAAGCCATTTATCCCAGTTATCATCGCAACCGCAACT